A single region of the Nitrospinaceae bacterium genome encodes:
- the rpsT gene encoding 30S ribosomal protein S20: MANIKSAKKRNRQNVGRTARNRITRSNLRNAVKKLHSSVQSGEGTQESLREVHSVLSKAATKGVLHKKTASRRTSRL, from the coding sequence GTGGCTAACATTAAATCGGCAAAAAAACGGAACCGTCAGAACGTGGGGCGAACAGCCCGCAACCGCATTACGCGCTCTAACCTTCGCAACGCGGTGAAAAAGCTCCACTCCTCGGTGCAATCTGGAGAAGGCACCCAGGAATCTCTTCGCGAGGTGCATTCGGTGCTGTCGAAGGCGGCGACAAAAGGCGTTCTTCACAAGAAAACGGCCTCCAGAAGAACTTCACGGCTT